A region from the Cryptosporangium arvum DSM 44712 genome encodes:
- a CDS encoding chorismate mutase, with protein sequence MTAPTTTEQANEEIAELRERINAADDELIRIWRERAELSRQVGAARMAAGGTRLVLSREQAIVDKFRRELGTDGAQLAMLVLRAGRGPL encoded by the coding sequence ATGACCGCACCGACCACCACCGAGCAGGCCAACGAAGAGATCGCCGAGCTCCGAGAACGCATCAACGCGGCGGACGACGAGCTGATCCGCATCTGGCGCGAGCGGGCCGAGCTCAGCCGGCAGGTGGGCGCCGCCCGGATGGCCGCCGGTGGCACCCGGCTCGTCCTCTCCCGGGAGCAGGCGATCGTCGACAAGTTCCGCCGCGAGCTCGGCACCGACGGCGCCCAGTTGGCCATGCTGGTCCTCCGGGCCGGCCGCGGACCGCTGTAG
- the pcrA gene encoding DNA helicase PcrA has translation MSTLFDIPNARRPVNLKVDPSALLEGLNDQQRAAVVHEGTPLLIVAGAGSGKTRVLTHRVAWILAKRGAQPGEILAITFTNKAAGEMKERVTELIGNRARSMWVSTFHSACIRILRAEAKTAGLKSQFSIYDADDSRRLMTLVARELDLDPKRYPARSLLAQVSNLKNELVDEEEFSSRASGTAERMLAEAYTLYQRRLREAQALDFDDIIMTTVNLLRAFPAVAEHYRRRFRHVMVDEYQDTNHAQYALVREIVGTDAEGEPPPGELCVVGDADQSIYAFRGASIRNILEFERDYPQATTILLEQNYRSTQTILNAANAVISRNPDRRPKNLWSQAGDGAPLTAYVADNEHDEAAWVAAEVDRLTDSGTNKPGEVAVFYRTNAQSRVFEEIFIRVGLPYKVVGGVRFYERKEVRDALGYLRAIANPDDTVSVRRILNTPRRGIGDRAEACVEALSSRERIGFGAALERAGEAPGIGSRAVKQIGEFTALMAGLRQLAETEPPSIVLEEVLSRTGYLAELEESTDPQDEGRVENLQELVSVAREFEERAAAAETEAGLVEFLEQVALVADADSIPPAPDDAEGADQAAQQGQVTLMTLHTAKGLEFPVVFLTGLEDGVFPHLRSLGDPKELEEERRLAYVGITRARERLYLSRAITRSAWGQPQYNPPSRFLDEVPTGLLSWERQAPAPKETLSKWSGTGSAQERLAQQYAAAARPASRAAGAGNRPAISLEVGDRVTHDAHGLGRVVEKRGDGDRAQAAVDFGDGKARWFLLRYAPLEKL, from the coding sequence ATGAGCACCCTCTTCGACATCCCCAACGCCCGTCGGCCCGTCAACCTCAAGGTCGACCCGTCCGCGCTGCTCGAGGGGCTCAACGACCAGCAGCGGGCGGCCGTGGTCCACGAGGGCACGCCACTGCTGATCGTCGCCGGCGCCGGCTCCGGAAAGACCAGGGTGCTCACCCATCGGGTCGCGTGGATCCTCGCGAAGCGCGGCGCCCAGCCCGGCGAGATCCTCGCGATCACGTTCACCAACAAGGCCGCCGGGGAGATGAAGGAGCGGGTCACCGAGCTCATCGGCAACCGCGCGCGGTCGATGTGGGTGTCCACGTTCCACTCCGCCTGCATCCGCATCCTGCGGGCCGAGGCGAAGACCGCGGGGCTCAAGTCGCAGTTCTCGATCTACGACGCCGACGACTCCCGGCGCCTGATGACGCTCGTCGCCCGCGAGCTCGACCTGGACCCCAAGCGGTACCCGGCCCGCTCGCTGCTGGCCCAGGTCAGCAACCTCAAGAACGAACTGGTCGACGAGGAGGAGTTCTCCTCCCGGGCGTCCGGAACGGCCGAGCGCATGCTGGCCGAGGCGTACACGCTCTACCAGCGGCGGCTGCGCGAGGCCCAGGCGCTCGACTTCGACGACATCATCATGACCACGGTCAACCTCCTCCGGGCGTTCCCGGCCGTGGCCGAGCACTACCGCCGGCGTTTCCGCCACGTGATGGTCGACGAGTACCAGGACACCAACCACGCCCAGTACGCGCTGGTCCGGGAGATCGTCGGCACCGACGCCGAGGGCGAGCCGCCGCCGGGCGAGCTGTGCGTCGTCGGTGACGCCGACCAGTCGATCTACGCGTTCCGCGGCGCCAGCATCCGCAACATCCTCGAGTTCGAGCGCGACTACCCGCAGGCCACCACGATCCTGCTCGAACAGAACTACCGCTCGACGCAGACGATCCTCAACGCCGCCAACGCGGTGATCTCCCGCAACCCCGACCGGCGGCCGAAGAACCTGTGGTCGCAGGCCGGCGACGGGGCTCCGCTCACCGCGTACGTGGCCGACAACGAGCACGACGAGGCGGCCTGGGTCGCCGCCGAGGTCGATCGGCTCACCGACTCGGGCACCAACAAGCCGGGCGAGGTCGCGGTGTTCTACCGCACGAACGCCCAGTCCCGGGTGTTCGAGGAGATCTTCATCCGGGTCGGCCTGCCCTACAAGGTCGTCGGTGGCGTGCGGTTCTACGAGCGCAAAGAGGTGCGTGACGCGCTCGGTTACCTGCGTGCGATCGCGAACCCCGACGACACCGTGAGCGTCCGGAGGATTCTGAACACACCCCGGCGCGGCATCGGGGACCGGGCCGAGGCCTGCGTCGAGGCGCTGTCCTCGCGGGAGCGCATCGGCTTCGGCGCGGCGCTGGAACGCGCGGGGGAGGCCCCGGGAATCGGCAGCCGCGCGGTCAAACAGATCGGCGAGTTCACCGCGCTGATGGCCGGGCTGCGCCAGCTGGCCGAGACCGAGCCGCCGAGCATCGTCCTGGAGGAGGTGCTCTCGCGCACGGGCTACCTGGCCGAGTTGGAGGAGAGCACCGACCCGCAGGACGAGGGGCGGGTCGAGAACCTGCAGGAGCTGGTGAGCGTCGCCCGCGAGTTCGAGGAGCGGGCCGCCGCGGCCGAGACCGAGGCCGGGCTCGTCGAGTTCCTCGAGCAGGTCGCGCTGGTCGCCGACGCCGACAGCATCCCGCCGGCCCCCGACGACGCCGAGGGCGCCGACCAGGCCGCCCAGCAGGGCCAGGTCACGCTGATGACACTGCACACCGCGAAGGGCCTGGAGTTCCCGGTCGTGTTCCTGACCGGTCTGGAAGATGGCGTCTTCCCGCACCTGCGGTCGCTCGGCGACCCCAAGGAGCTGGAGGAGGAGCGCCGGTTGGCGTACGTCGGCATCACGCGGGCGCGGGAGCGGCTGTACCTGTCGCGAGCGATCACGCGGAGCGCCTGGGGCCAGCCCCAGTACAACCCGCCGTCGCGCTTCCTCGACGAGGTGCCCACCGGGTTGCTCAGCTGGGAGCGTCAGGCTCCGGCGCCGAAGGAGACGCTCTCCAAGTGGAGCGGCACCGGGTCGGCGCAGGAGCGGCTCGCCCAGCAGTACGCGGCGGCTGCGCGCCCCGCGTCCCGGGCGGCCGGAGCGGGCAACCGCCCGGCGATCTCGCTGGAGGTCGGCGATCGGGTCACCCACGACGCGCACGGGCTGGGGCGCGTCGTGGAGAAGCGCGGCGACGGCGATCGGGCTCAGGCGGCCGTCGACTTCGGAGACGGCAAGGCCCGCTGGTTCCTTCTTCGCTACGCACCGCTCGAGAAGCTCTAG
- the nuoN gene encoding NADH-quinone oxidoreductase subunit NuoN, with the protein MSTVDVLAADIQAPKLDYAALSPMLILLGVACVGILVEAFVPRRARHLSQVVLSLAGLAAAFVAVVLVAEREVITAGGAIVIDGPALFLSGSIIVLGAISILLMAERSLDAGGSFVAQAAVVAGSPPDRRLASEPTSHTEAFPLAMFALAGMLIFVSSNDLLIMFIGLEVLSLPLYLLCALARRRRLLSQEAAVKYFLLGAFASAFFLYGVALIYGYAGAVDLAAIHDAVNGSAANDALLFIGLAMLLIGLLFKAGVVPFHSWTPDVYQGAPTPVTALMAACTKVAAFGAILRVFYVAFQSTKWDWRPVLIGIAMLTMVVGAVLAVTQTDIKRLLAYSSIANAGFILTGVVALNDRGVSSTLFYLAAYGFTTIGAFAVVMLVRDADGEATHLSRWAGLGRRSPLYAGVMTLFLLAFAGLPLTSGFISKFAVFAAAIDGDAVSLVIVGVIASMVLAFPYLRVIVLMYLSDPAEDGPTVSVPGGFTAAALTIGVLATLALGVVPTQLLDLAGQAAQFVR; encoded by the coding sequence ATGAGCACGGTTGACGTGCTGGCCGCCGACATCCAGGCGCCGAAGCTCGACTACGCGGCGCTCTCGCCGATGCTGATCCTGCTCGGCGTGGCCTGCGTGGGCATCCTCGTCGAGGCGTTCGTGCCCCGCCGGGCCCGGCACCTTTCCCAGGTGGTGCTCTCGCTGGCCGGGCTGGCGGCCGCGTTCGTGGCGGTCGTGCTGGTCGCCGAGCGCGAGGTGATCACGGCCGGCGGCGCGATCGTCATCGACGGTCCGGCGCTGTTCCTGTCGGGCAGCATCATCGTGCTGGGCGCGATCAGCATCCTGCTGATGGCCGAGCGCTCGCTCGACGCCGGTGGTTCGTTCGTGGCGCAGGCCGCGGTCGTCGCGGGCTCACCGCCCGACCGGCGTCTGGCCAGCGAGCCGACGTCGCACACCGAGGCGTTCCCGCTGGCGATGTTCGCGCTCGCGGGCATGCTGATCTTCGTCTCGTCCAACGACCTGCTGATCATGTTCATCGGCCTGGAAGTGCTCTCGCTGCCGCTCTACCTGCTGTGCGCGCTGGCTCGTCGCCGGCGGCTGCTCAGCCAGGAGGCCGCGGTCAAGTACTTCCTGCTCGGCGCGTTCGCCTCGGCGTTCTTCCTGTACGGCGTCGCGCTGATCTACGGGTACGCGGGTGCGGTCGACCTGGCCGCGATCCACGACGCGGTGAACGGCTCGGCGGCCAACGACGCGCTGCTCTTCATCGGCCTGGCGATGCTGCTGATCGGCCTGCTGTTCAAGGCCGGTGTGGTGCCGTTCCACTCCTGGACGCCCGACGTGTACCAGGGCGCTCCGACGCCGGTGACCGCGCTGATGGCCGCCTGCACCAAGGTCGCGGCGTTCGGCGCGATCCTGCGGGTGTTCTACGTGGCGTTCCAGTCGACCAAGTGGGACTGGCGGCCGGTGCTGATCGGCATCGCGATGCTGACGATGGTGGTCGGCGCCGTGCTCGCGGTGACCCAGACCGACATCAAGCGCCTGCTGGCCTACTCCTCGATCGCGAACGCGGGCTTCATCCTCACCGGTGTGGTCGCGCTCAACGACCGGGGCGTGTCGTCGACGCTGTTCTACCTGGCGGCCTACGGCTTCACGACGATCGGTGCGTTCGCGGTCGTGATGCTCGTCCGCGACGCCGACGGGGAGGCGACGCACCTCTCCCGCTGGGCCGGGCTCGGGCGCCGCTCGCCGCTCTACGCCGGCGTGATGACGCTGTTCCTGCTGGCGTTCGCGGGTCTGCCGCTGACCAGCGGGTTCATCTCGAAGTTCGCGGTCTTCGCGGCGGCGATCGACGGTGACGCGGTGTCACTCGTGATCGTCGGTGTCATCGCGAGTATGGTGCTCGCTTTCCCGTATCTTCGGGTAATTGTGCTCATGTACCTGTCTGACCCTGCTGAGGATGGTCCGACCGTTTCGGTTCCGGGTGGTTTCACCGCTGCTGCCCTCACGATCGGGGTGCTCGCCACACTTGCCCTGGGAGTGGTGCCGACTCAACTGCTGGACCTCGCAGGGCAGGCGGCACAATTTGTTCGATGA
- a CDS encoding M23 family metallopeptidase encodes MAVTTAVVGVSVAALAVGSALPAADTASASAALGQQVDASKLSSQSSDAGNTTQKEVRSGDSRASRSLKRSGVGEPEQLPVWIKPASGPLSSLYAARWGTFHYGIDFAAAYGSTVKAASAGTVIRAGWYGGYGQIVIIDHGDGVTTRYGHNSELLVSVGDHVEAGDGIAKVGSTGQSTGPHCHFEVRIDDVPEDPLGWLEDHDVSVTGVNTGL; translated from the coding sequence ATGGCCGTCACGACCGCAGTGGTTGGCGTCAGCGTCGCCGCCCTGGCGGTCGGCTCGGCACTCCCAGCCGCCGACACCGCGTCCGCCTCCGCGGCTCTCGGCCAGCAGGTCGACGCGAGCAAGCTCTCGTCCCAGTCGAGCGATGCCGGCAACACCACCCAGAAAGAAGTCCGCAGCGGCGATTCGCGCGCCTCGCGATCACTCAAGCGCAGCGGCGTCGGTGAGCCGGAACAGCTCCCGGTCTGGATCAAGCCGGCCAGCGGGCCGCTCAGCTCGCTCTACGCCGCCCGCTGGGGCACGTTCCACTACGGCATCGACTTCGCGGCCGCGTACGGCTCCACCGTTAAGGCGGCCAGTGCGGGCACCGTGATCCGCGCGGGTTGGTACGGCGGGTACGGCCAGATCGTCATCATCGATCACGGCGACGGGGTGACGACCCGGTACGGGCACAACTCGGAGCTGCTCGTCTCGGTGGGAGACCACGTCGAGGCCGGCGACGGGATCGCCAAGGTGGGCAGCACCGGCCAATCAACCGGGCCGCACTGCCACTTCGAGGTGCGCATCGACGACGTGCCGGAGGACCCCCTCGGCTGGCTCGAGGACCACGACGTCTCGGTGACGGGCGTCAACACCGGCCTCTGA
- a CDS encoding sensor domain-containing protein — protein MTATAVARPVSNPIARAFDAETARSAGYLAVGFLTGILGLITFILVVAFGVTFSALIVGVPVLLAALAVSRGMAEVERRRAAILLGTPVPLPYPVVSGTLLQRIRQWLAVPSTWRDLLHHLLVFPVTLTAAAVSLAFWAASLGSMTLWTWYWAMPDDKIYLFGVWDGSNPFVVDSFASAMPWVGVGVVLLWVSGWVTKGMARMSVRYTEFLLGPSQSGR, from the coding sequence ATGACCGCGACCGCCGTTGCCCGGCCAGTCTCCAACCCGATTGCCCGTGCGTTCGACGCGGAGACCGCGCGTTCGGCCGGGTACCTCGCCGTCGGATTCCTCACCGGAATCCTCGGCCTGATCACGTTCATCCTCGTCGTCGCGTTCGGCGTCACGTTCTCCGCGCTCATCGTCGGGGTGCCGGTGCTGTTGGCCGCGCTCGCGGTCAGCCGGGGGATGGCCGAGGTCGAACGCCGTCGGGCCGCGATCCTGCTCGGCACCCCGGTTCCGCTGCCCTACCCGGTGGTCAGCGGCACGCTGCTGCAGCGGATCCGGCAGTGGCTGGCCGTCCCGTCGACCTGGCGGGACCTGCTGCACCACCTGCTGGTCTTCCCGGTGACGCTGACGGCGGCGGCGGTCTCGCTCGCGTTCTGGGCCGCGTCGCTGGGCTCGATGACGCTGTGGACCTGGTATTGGGCCATGCCGGACGACAAGATCTACCTGTTCGGCGTCTGGGACGGCAGCAACCCGTTCGTCGTCGACAGCTTCGCGTCGGCGATGCCGTGGGTCGGCGTCGGGGTCGTGCTGCTGTGGGTGTCCGGGTGGGTCACCAAGGGCATGGCGCGGATGAGCGTCCGCTACACCGAGTTCCTGCTCGGCCCGAGCCAGTCGGGCCGCTGA
- a CDS encoding polyprenyl synthetase family protein has translation MNTRIAGMDVAPTGTGLLGIEVIEPEFAASVRAGLAQVEDALRTAVSDADPLVHSAARHLVEAGGKRFRPLLALSAAHFGDAGADAVVQAAVVAELTHLATLYHDDVMDEAPVRRGAPSANARWTNTIAILTGDYLFARASDLVADLGPDAVRLQARTFARLVTGQIRETAGPADGADAVEFHLHVLAEKTGSLIATSARFGAMFSGCGPAITETLTAYGEEIGVAFQLSDDLLDIASTSAESGKTPGTDLREGVPTLAVLHALAGNDPAEARMRELIARPITDDDEVAEALGLLRGSPAMSSARDTLAAYAQRARDLLATLPDVPARNALESLTYYVVDRTS, from the coding sequence ATGAACACGCGCATAGCAGGGATGGACGTGGCACCTACCGGCACTGGTCTGCTCGGCATCGAGGTCATCGAGCCTGAGTTCGCCGCTTCCGTCCGCGCCGGCCTGGCCCAGGTGGAAGACGCGCTACGCACCGCGGTGTCGGACGCCGACCCGTTGGTGCACAGCGCGGCCCGCCACCTGGTCGAGGCCGGCGGCAAGCGGTTCCGGCCGCTGCTGGCCTTGTCGGCGGCACACTTCGGCGACGCCGGGGCGGACGCCGTCGTGCAGGCGGCAGTGGTGGCCGAGCTGACCCACCTGGCGACGCTCTACCACGACGACGTCATGGACGAGGCGCCCGTGCGGCGCGGCGCACCGAGTGCGAACGCGCGCTGGACGAACACGATCGCGATCCTCACCGGCGACTACCTGTTCGCGCGGGCGTCGGACCTGGTCGCGGACCTCGGCCCGGACGCGGTGCGGCTGCAGGCCCGCACGTTCGCCCGGCTGGTCACCGGCCAGATCCGGGAGACCGCCGGGCCGGCCGACGGCGCCGACGCGGTGGAGTTCCACCTCCACGTGCTGGCCGAGAAGACCGGGTCGCTGATCGCGACGTCGGCCCGGTTCGGGGCGATGTTCTCCGGCTGCGGGCCGGCGATCACCGAGACGCTCACCGCGTACGGCGAGGAGATCGGGGTGGCGTTCCAGCTCTCCGACGACCTGCTGGACATCGCGTCGACGTCGGCGGAGTCGGGTAAGACGCCCGGCACCGACCTGCGTGAGGGCGTCCCGACGCTGGCCGTGCTGCACGCGCTGGCCGGGAACGACCCGGCCGAGGCGCGGATGCGCGAGCTGATCGCCCGGCCGATCACCGACGACGACGAGGTGGCGGAGGCGCTCGGGCTGCTGCGTGGGTCGCCGGCGATGTCCAGTGCCCGCGACACGCTGGCGGCCTACGCCCAGCGCGCCCGCGACCTGCTGGCGACGCTGCCCGACGTGCCGGCCCGGAACGCGCTCGAGTCCCTCACGTACTACGTGGTCGACCGCACTAGCTGA
- a CDS encoding PIG-L deacetylase family protein, whose translation MSFPPSVSPLDDVQRVLVVTAHPDDVDFGAGGTVATWTKAGIEVAYVIATSGDAGGFDETTPRESMAAIREAEQRAAAAVVGVTDVTFLGYPDGALYVTNELRRDIARQIRRVRPDRLLTTSPVRDWARPPAAHGDHVRIGEAAFDAVYPDARNPFAHPALLRDEGLEPWTVREMWFSGTPTADHAVDITDVFEQKISALREHVSQLPGELDAMRERIVQWNGANARKAGLPEGRLAELYSVISTA comes from the coding sequence GTGAGTTTTCCGCCTTCGGTGAGCCCTCTCGACGACGTCCAGCGCGTTCTGGTCGTCACCGCGCATCCCGACGACGTCGATTTCGGTGCCGGTGGCACGGTCGCCACCTGGACCAAGGCCGGGATCGAGGTCGCCTACGTGATCGCCACCAGCGGTGACGCCGGCGGCTTCGACGAAACCACCCCGCGGGAGTCGATGGCCGCCATCCGCGAGGCCGAGCAGCGCGCGGCGGCCGCGGTCGTCGGCGTCACCGACGTGACGTTCCTCGGCTACCCCGACGGGGCGCTGTACGTCACGAACGAGCTGCGCCGGGACATCGCCCGTCAGATCCGCCGGGTCCGGCCCGACCGGTTGCTCACCACGTCGCCGGTGCGCGACTGGGCGCGTCCCCCGGCGGCCCACGGCGACCACGTCCGGATCGGCGAAGCGGCGTTCGACGCGGTCTACCCCGACGCACGCAACCCGTTCGCCCACCCGGCGCTGCTGCGCGACGAGGGCCTGGAGCCGTGGACGGTCCGGGAGATGTGGTTCTCCGGCACGCCGACGGCCGACCACGCGGTCGACATCACCGACGTCTTCGAGCAGAAGATCTCCGCCCTGCGCGAGCACGTCAGCCAGCTGCCCGGTGAGCTCGACGCGATGCGGGAGCGGATCGTGCAGTGGAACGGCGCCAACGCGCGGAAGGCCGGCCTGCCGGAGGGGCGCCTGGCCGAGCTGTATTCGGTGATCAGCACGGCGTAG
- a CDS encoding neutral/alkaline non-lysosomal ceramidase N-terminal domain-containing protein, producing MRFTVSTPASPPLPPENALLAGAAEVDLTPPPGLPKAGYSRNARTGVGFRGRLRARVLHLRAGTASVAIVACDLLGGSAVVQRQVAARTGVPLAGLFLGATHTHGAPGQFLGTDLYNGFASNRPGFDPVWTEFLVDQISTGVKRAVASRRPALAAWGSTEVWGLTRNRSLAAHVRNRGHADTRVAPQRAYAAVDPRLRVLRVDGADGDPIAALVVFGVHGTGIPMRNSVYNADLWAYVYEEMRGCAPVVGALQGTHADVAPALRPGRAGDVEAARVGRGIGAAAASLFASLTPTTDFPLGAGLREVDLSVSRSVDGVTLPERPALGAALIAGAHENVTPIVHRIPPFRAGVPKPHAPGDPHGAKWVIGSRWLQPAVVPLRHFPRVVPVHVLRLGSAVLVGAPFEITVDAGRRVAAAVGEDDVIVSSVANEYAGYCTTAEEYTRQHYEGGHTLYGPNTAAFLAAHAASLAASVAPGAMVTEAPTERTFDLRAHRYWPPRSGAPATPRPAGRARFVDVTAEQDAYWEQGWFDAAPGDLVWNEPIVHVEWRSTGTWQTLVDDSSCALEVRHAGADRYLTRWHDPELRDGREYRFVVRGLPLKPFS from the coding sequence ATGAGGTTCACGGTGAGCACCCCGGCGTCGCCGCCCCTGCCGCCCGAGAACGCGCTGCTGGCCGGCGCGGCCGAGGTCGATCTCACCCCGCCGCCGGGCCTTCCGAAAGCCGGCTACTCACGCAACGCGCGCACCGGCGTCGGCTTCCGGGGCCGGTTACGCGCCCGCGTGCTGCACCTGCGTGCCGGTACGGCGTCGGTGGCGATCGTCGCTTGCGACCTGCTCGGCGGGTCCGCGGTGGTGCAGCGACAGGTGGCCGCCCGCACCGGGGTGCCGCTGGCCGGCTTGTTCCTGGGGGCGACCCACACCCACGGCGCCCCGGGCCAGTTCCTCGGCACCGACCTCTACAACGGGTTCGCCTCCAACCGGCCGGGCTTCGACCCGGTCTGGACCGAGTTCCTGGTCGACCAGATCAGCACCGGGGTGAAGCGGGCCGTGGCCTCGCGGCGGCCCGCGCTCGCCGCCTGGGGCTCGACCGAGGTGTGGGGGCTGACCCGGAACCGGTCGCTCGCGGCCCACGTCCGCAACCGCGGGCACGCGGACACCCGCGTCGCGCCCCAGCGCGCCTACGCCGCGGTGGATCCCCGGCTGCGGGTGCTGCGGGTGGACGGCGCGGACGGCGACCCGATCGCGGCGCTCGTGGTGTTCGGCGTCCACGGCACCGGCATCCCGATGCGCAACAGCGTCTACAACGCCGACCTGTGGGCGTACGTCTACGAGGAGATGCGTGGCTGCGCTCCGGTGGTGGGCGCACTGCAGGGAACGCACGCCGACGTCGCTCCCGCGCTGCGTCCGGGGCGGGCCGGCGACGTCGAGGCCGCACGGGTGGGGCGGGGCATCGGAGCGGCCGCCGCGTCCCTGTTCGCGTCGCTGACGCCCACCACCGACTTCCCGCTCGGCGCCGGTCTGCGTGAGGTCGACCTGTCGGTGTCGCGCTCGGTGGACGGCGTCACGCTGCCGGAGCGTCCGGCGCTCGGCGCCGCGCTGATCGCCGGCGCCCACGAGAACGTGACGCCGATCGTGCACCGCATCCCGCCGTTCCGCGCCGGCGTGCCGAAACCGCACGCGCCCGGCGACCCGCACGGGGCGAAGTGGGTGATCGGCTCCCGCTGGCTGCAACCGGCGGTCGTGCCGCTGCGTCACTTCCCGCGGGTCGTCCCGGTGCACGTCCTGCGACTCGGTTCCGCCGTGCTGGTCGGAGCGCCGTTCGAGATCACCGTCGACGCCGGGCGCCGGGTCGCCGCCGCGGTGGGCGAGGACGACGTGATCGTGTCGTCGGTGGCGAACGAGTACGCCGGCTACTGCACCACCGCCGAGGAGTACACCCGGCAGCACTACGAGGGCGGCCACACGCTCTACGGGCCGAACACGGCCGCGTTCCTCGCCGCCCACGCGGCCTCGCTGGCCGCCTCCGTGGCGCCGGGCGCGATGGTGACCGAGGCGCCCACCGAGCGCACGTTCGACCTGCGAGCCCACCGGTACTGGCCACCGCGCTCCGGCGCCCCGGCGACGCCGAGGCCCGCCGGGAGGGCTCGCTTCGTCGACGTGACCGCCGAACAGGACGCCTACTGGGAGCAGGGCTGGTTCGACGCCGCCCCGGGCGACCTGGTCTGGAACGAACCGATCGTCCACGTAGAGTGGCGATCGACCGGGACCTGGCAGACGCTCGTCGACGACTCGTCGTGCGCGCTCGAGGTGCGGCACGCCGGTGCGGACCGCTACCTCACGCGGTGGCACGACCCCGAGCTGCGCGACGGACGCGAATACCGGTTCGTGGTCCGCGGGCTGCCGCTGAAGCCCTTCAGCTAG